A genomic window from Brassica oleracea var. oleracea cultivar TO1000 chromosome C8, BOL, whole genome shotgun sequence includes:
- the LOC106312819 gene encoding 54S ribosomal protein L51, mitochondrial-like: MALRGVWQLQKLVVSYCNWGGSSRGIRAFMESELPALIEKNPQLEVVTELSRGQHPYLKGIYRNRNERVVCVKNMDPDQVLLNATRLRNSLGRKVVKLRTRHVTKHPSVQGTWTTAVKF; this comes from the exons ATGGCACTAAGAGGAGTATGGCAGCTCCAGAAGCTGGTAGTGAGCTACTGTAATTGGGGTGGCAGCAGCAGAGGCATAAG AGCCTTTATGGAATCAGAGTTACCTGCTCTGATCGAGAAGAATCCGCAGCTCGAAGTGGTGACGGAACTCTCAAGGGGACAACATCCTTACCTCAAGGGCATTTACA GGAATAGAAATGAAAGAGTGGTGTGTGTTAAGAACATGGATCCTGATCAAGTGCTTTTGAATGCAACGAGGCTTAGGAACTCTCTTGGAAGGAAAGTGGTGAAGCTGCGGACTAGGCATGTGACCAAACATCCCAGTGTTCAAGGCACTTGGACAACCGCTGTCAAGTTCTGA